The Brassica napus cultivar Da-Ae chromosome C1, Da-Ae, whole genome shotgun sequence DNA segment ataagtatttaaatctTCAATAAGTACCTTAAATATTCAATCctatataaataagtttatttcttatgttttgcttttaaattttggatatattcGAATCAAACCCATATAACCTGAATCAGAACAATATATGGTTACTTTATGGATTTTAGATGTGATACAATTTAGAAGCAAAACCAAAATGTTATATCTGAATCTGATTTGTACTTACAAATTTCCTAACCTGATTTGTACTTACAAATTTATCAGAATGACACCTAAGATGTGATATAAATTAGAACTGAAATTCTAAATACCCAATCCGTATCGCAACGGGTACATGAATGCTCAAACCTaacttaaagtatgttttatgttttgttcattgagttttatatttgataaatattatatgtattggAATAACCCGTGAAactatattcataaaaaaatatcaataataacaTGTTCCAACATATTAAACAATAATGActattactatttattttatcatatatagtTTTAACACTTTATCtataagatatattattatgtatttggtgaggttttaaaaaaaatgtgttttactATTAAATTAAAGTACAGTTGTATATATGAATTAGtaagtatatataattctttttatattaataaataaaatataattgattatttacttaaaagtagtgttaatataaattgaactcattattcaaaataatagaTTAGTTATTTAGTTCATTAATTTTAGGTTAgagtatatatttaataataattaagttaagtaaaaataaaaataatagaaaatctaGTTAAATGTAATGGTCCAACATAGAATCTATAATATAATGGGACAGTTGCCTCATTTCTGAGTCGCCACGTCAGCAGCTCCCACGGAGAAATTTTGcgttttgtatttaagattctGATTACGTTTTGCGTGGAAGTTTTAGGGGGTGGTATTCAATCTAGTAATTTAATAGAATTTGAGAgaattcataaataataatttttgcagTAGTTTAAGAGATTTGCTGATATTTTAATGCATTTACGTAATTCtcatgtttattttttcttaaggaTTTTAAAGGAATGCACATGAATTTGATAGATAATCTTGTGTCTTGTAAACCAGCTTTCTATCTATTTTCATGGGATAGTATGATATTGTTGACTAAAGCaccatatataaatttgaatttggaAGTTTGTTGCGATCCAatttaaaacaatgaaaatgATATAGACAAACAAGAGAAAAGTTGATAGATTAGTTTCAGACTACGAACAAATGGTAAGATTTTCCATTTATGTCAGGATGTGTTCAACGACAAAGACGTGAAAGAAACTTAACTCCCGAGGGTATGGGTGTCTATGTACAGCGAAGAAAGTAAAGAAGGTGAAGAAGATCCAAAGGTAGCTGTGCTGAAAAGGATCTTGGGATCACTTGGAGTTGAAGTTGAGGCGCTTGACCACATCAGAAAAGAAGCAGACGAagagaagattaaaaaaaaaatgaagaagggaGAAGAGATAAGAGATGGTTGAGGAAAAGGAACTTTTTAAGTTATTGCATGCTCTTAACTCGAATCTGTTTGGGAAGAAGTATCTGTCGTGTTGGACGATGTCTGAGAGGATAACGAATTCTCTTCGTAAGAGTAAGGAATTGGTTCTTCACATTTTTACATTTCTTTTTCCATTAAATTCTTTCCAAATAACATTGCTACAAAATCTACCAAatattgaataacactagaatTTAAAAGAATTAGTAAATTGATTACAAATTTGTAATCCAATAACACAAGATTTTGAAAGAATTGATGAAATCCttaattgaataacactagaatTTAATGGAAACTATAATTCCTTCAAATTCCATCAAACTTCTAGATCCAATACCCCCAATTTAGTGTGTAATGATTTTTTATATGGGCCGATTATTAACTCTAGCCCAATAGCCCTTACTCTCCAATATCGTCCTCTTCAATATCAAGCATGCTCTTCTCGGAATCAATAGCCCTTTCGGTTTCCATGGAGGAGTAATCTCTACATCTCCCCATCTTAACTCTATGGACCATTAAAGCATCAAAATCATAACACTTCATTTCTTCATTCCTATATATACCATCATGGTAAACACAGAATCCCTTCATCTCTAATACAGTCTCCGCCGTCATAGATTATACCAACTCCTCCAAAGTGTCTGTCTGTGGTGCTCCAGTTCCTGAAGCCGCCGTCCTCCTCCACTCAACGTTGGACTCGCTCAACACCAAAGGGTGAATTTATGGAAATCACTCATCTCTTCTTAGATGAAAAGGTAACTAGATATTTCTTCTATCACCATTGATATGTTGCTTCTCTTCTATAATCGATTGTCTAACTCTGCCTTATATGTCTCTTCTGACTAAATATGCAGGATTCCATGATTCACAGGTTCATTCCCGCTGGTTGTGCCAATCACTACTGTTCTTCATTGATTGCTGGTTcagatttgataaaattaactggattttgaagattttggtgaggatttttttttttgacattttttttttttggtgaggATTTTATTTGGGAGTTTTTGAtagtattttctttttaaaaaaatccttaCAAGAGGAGGACGTGTGTTGTATCTCAGTTTCATCCGAGGAAGATATTCTTTTTGAGAAAGAAATATCAGTTGAGATTGGACATGGGAGTGTGCTAATGAAGAATCTACATTCCTTTGCTCGGGAAGAGGTGAATAAAACCAGCTCACTCTCTTCAGTTGAAAACAAGTCATTCATCAGTGAATCAGTGATGCATACTCACATTCCTTGAAGCGTGTTGATATTGGAGCAATAAGAGAGATTCAAAGTATGTTGGAAAAGCAATAAAGCAAGAGCAACTCAAGAGGTAAAATACCCTTAATATATATCTTCAAGACGTTCTGTACATAAactcaaatgtttttttttctattgttGACAGGACCAAGACTAAAACTGGAAGAGTGCTTGTCCTTGGGAGCTATAATTCATCACTTTGTAGTATAGACTTCAAGGTGTGTTTTAAACGACTCTGTTAATGTGTTGAATATCTGCATTTACAAGTCTCATATTTAAGAATTTGTGACAATGGCCGTGAAAAATGATACTTCATTGTAGGATGTTATCAGCTTTAACGAGTTCATAGAACAATTCACCGAGGAAGAAAAAGttcataaaattgaaaaaactctcagtgttataaaataacttatgattttatagtattgagaaatttaaataagagtaaaatttatacccgtaggagaagataacactgatatagagagagagtgtttcTTATTAAAGGGAAGAGAAGAGTTTTCACTGTGTTTACAAACGAACgcaaacgttcgtatatatagaaagaaattTAATGTGCAAATAGTACAGCGGAccccacatctttttatattttcaacaaaaGCGGCTCCTcccttttctttttactttcgtaacactcccccttggagccggtgtcactatccgctctcgcttaacgtctttgttgcctcgttaaaaacctttccaggaaaacccaatgggaaaaaccatagtaaggtaaaaagagtacaactacgtaagctccccctcgaataagcagtcatagatccttctgatgacgcattccaatgttatggatgtgttttctgaataccgaggtagggagtgattttgtgaagaggtcggctgcattgtcgcatgattggacatatcttacttcaatctctttcttcttcacgagctcttgagtgtatgagaagaacttcggatgaatatgcttcgttctatcgtttttgatatatccgtcctttgtttgagaaacacatgctgcattatcttcatataaaatagttggTTCTATATTTTCGTCAAttccactgcttgaacagatgtgtcggcttattgatcttagccatacacattctctacttgcttcatggagtgcaatgatctcagcatgatttgaagaagtagccacgagcgtttgtttctgagaacgccaagatatagcagtgcctccgatcgtaaaaacgtattctgtttgcgatcgggctttgtgtggatctgaaagatatcctgcatctgcaaaaccaaccatttgaccttttgaacttttaggataaaacaagcctaaatcaatggtcccttggagaTAACGAAAAACATGcttaatcccattccaatgtcttcgagttggggatgagctgaatcttgccaaaagattcacagcaaatgatatatcaggccgtgtacaatttgcaaggtacatcagtgctccaattgcacttagatatggtacttccggaccaagtatctcttttttctcctcaggtggtcgaaatggatcactttcaatattaagtgatctaacgaccattgGGGTGCTAAGagaagttgatttatccatgttaaatcatttcaacactcttttagtgtatgtggattgatgcacaaatatatcattttgtgaatgttctatttgtaggccaagacaatactgtgtctgtccaagatctttcatctcaaattctcctttgagatagtctgatgccttttgtatttccttttgagttccgataatattaagatcatcaacataaaccgcgattattacaaatccggatattgttttcttgataaaaacacatgggcatataggatcattcacgtatccttcttttattagatgatcactgagacgattataccacatacgtccaaattgttttaacccatataatgatctttgcaattttattgcacataactctttaggtttggaacttaatgcttctggcattttaaatccatcaggaactttcatgtagatatcagtatctaatgatccatatagataagctgtaacaacatccatgagacgcatctctagatttttatcagctgctagactcatcaggaatctaaacgtaattgcatccataactggagaatacgtttcttcataatcgattccaggtctttgagaaaaaccttgagccactagacgagctttgtatctcgtaatctcatttttctcatttcgctttcgaacgaaaacccatttgtacccaactggtctcacatctgcaggtgtgagcacaatagatccaaatacttttcgtttattaagcgaatcaagttcagcttgtattgcatttttccattgttcccaatcatgtctcttttgacattcatagacagattttggttctggatcatcgatttcttcatttatttcacttgacacaatatatgagaaagcatcatcaaggtcattttgttcatttctatttcatatccttttattatggatgtaattaatagaaatctcatgattatctttcgattcatgatgctctgattcatgatgctctgattcatcagaatccttatcatttatttcttccaaaatattttcttctgttttgggtgcatcatatatttcagttttcttctgtttcctaggattcttatccttagaaccaacaggtctaccacacttcaggcgtgtttttggctctcgtgtgtcatcctccttttcttgttcatttgacattttgatacgagcaggagcatttgcagctggtatatgagatttagttaccgtcttggtatctacaaatgcatcaggtagctgattagctatactctgtaaatgtataattcgtcgaacttctagttctgactctttagtgggaggatcaagatataataatgaaggtacactccatttgatgtcattttctacatttttgttttctccccctagaactgagaatactttctcatcaaaatgacaatcggcGAAACGTGCCGTAAaaacgtcaccagtctgtggttctagatatcgtataattgatggagaatcacaaccaacatatattcccaatcttctttgtggtcccatctttgtacgttgtggtgatgctacaggcacatataccgcacaaccaaagattctaaagtgggaaatatttggttctcgaccaaacgctaactgtagtggggaatagttatggtatgcactcggtctgatccgaatgagtgcttctgcatgcaaaatggcatgtccccatacagaggttggaagttttgatctcatgatcaatggtcttgcaatcaattgcagacgcttgattaaagattcagccaaaccattttgcgtatgaacatgagcaaccgaatgttcaacttcaattcccattactatacaatagtcattgaatgcttgggatgtgaattcaccagcgttgtctagtctaactcttttaatagtataatcaggaaactgtgctcgcaatttgattatctgagttaggaATCTCgaaaatgccacatttcgagatgataatagacaaacgtgtgaccatctactggatgcgtcaattaataccataaaatagtggaatggtccacaaggtggatgtataggtccacatatatcaccttgaatcctttcaaggaactttggtgattctttatcgattttggttggcgatggccttacgatcaattttcctagagaacatgcaacacatgtcattttattcccttgagaaatctcctggattttcagtgaatgaccatgtgaactttctatgattttacgcatcattgtagtgcctggatggccaaggcgatcatgccataatgtgaactcttctgggtttcgttttactacaagatttgattcgatctcatcgatataagtatgatgtattcctgaaggaagttctggaaacttttccaatatgtgttttctgccacatttctcagaagttacatacatgtatttcttttcatcctcagttgcagactgagtatcatatccgtgaagatatatgtctttgaaactcaacaaattccttttagaacttggagaatatagagcattatttatggaaaattttgttccatttggtaacgtaaagtttgctttaccagttccttcaatcatgtctgcaggacctgatattgtattgacgacaattcttgtcggttttatatcagagaaatatctcttttgtctcagaatagtgtgcgtcgTTCCACTAtttggtatgcatatttcacgaatccgtttcttagATTTTTGCTCCATTTGCATTCTGATCCATTTatgaaattgtcataaatataaaaagaaacataaaattcattcatataaggaaaaacacaataattatacattaaggtgatgttaaaacatcattatttgtttaaaacaggaaatgtaataattatacatgacaatattgaaaactattcaatagtCTTATTATAAGCATTTCGGctctcttcaggagtaatctagtccagctcattagcgAAGTCGGAGGCATCGAGGTACGATGTCCCTTCAAAGTTTTCAGTGAGGTTCACTTCTTTAGTTTTGCCTTTcgtggactcttgatataacttacaTAGATGTGaaggagtacgacaggtacgggaccaatgtcctttacaacCACATCTGTAACACACTGTCTCACGCTTCTGGGTGGTATCCTCTTGAGTTTCTTTACCCTTGGAAACTTGCCCGGGTCTAACCCACTTGTTAGATCCCCTCCATTTGGGATTGTAAgtttttccacgtttgttgttgaaacggcGGCCATGACCTCGATTGGCCTGGTTTCTCCTTTCCGAATTTTCTATCGCCGTGGCATTCACTTCAGGGAATGctttggctcccgtaggtcgggaattgtggtttttgatCAAGAGCTCATTGTTCTTTTCAGCTAACATGAGCGCAACCATCAGTTCAGAAAATCTCGTGTACccgcattttctgtaaattttgggcaagaagtgaagctgtttgtggaaagtgatatatgttttattcatcatttctgCCTCAGAGACAGGATTACGACAATACTTCAGGAGTGCAACTATCCTCAGGACAGCGGAATTGTAATCCTCAACCTTTTGAAAAtcttggaacctcagatttttccactcttctagaGCGTGAGTGAGGTTGATTTGTCTCTGGTTATGGAacctttcttttaaagtttGTCACAGTTCAGCTGGGTCCTCAACGTTTGCATAGTCGTGCGTTAGATtttcatctaaatgcttcttcaggaagattatcgcttcggctatatgtTCGGGTGGTGATTTGTTACCGATTACAATtgtttcggttatctttttcaTCACCAGATATGGTTTCACGTTTGTGACCCACCCGACGTAATTTTCGCCAGTTATTTTCAgggccgggaactggagtttctcgatgtttgccatttgtatttctaaaaaacacaaaataaaatattttattagaatttcgtaattttaaaacgaaccatttatattgataatacacgcaattacaaggagaagcgatgtaaagaaaattaaaccgatattcatcttaaattcactctgagtaaattctccaacgaataaaccataaatataaacacaaataaaaatggcacataaaaacaaaagtgcgcgaatcatctttcttgaaatgaaatagagtgaaaatgagttgtatttatagatgaaaattattgTTCATGGCCGTTGgattgtgaccgttggggttaaatcgaatGCActaaaatcagtctgaaaatatcgtattaaacagtcaatcaattctataaaatttcataaaagtaaaaattatggcaatgaaatatttatgttatgacaacaaatcatgcgacggctcagccgatcaatgcagagtaataaataaattatacggcggttcggccgaccaattaataacaaacagaatataaggtggctcggccgaccaataaataataaacagaatataaggcggctcggccgaccaataaataaattaaattactagtaaataatataggcggtattccggccattatagcatgatataaataata contains these protein-coding regions:
- the LOC125579966 gene encoding uncharacterized protein LOC125579966: MVALMLAEKNNELLIKNHNSRPTGAKAFPEVNATAIENSERRNQANRGHGRRFNNKRGKTYNPKWRGSNKWVRPGQVSKGKETQEDTTQKRETVCYRCGCKGHWSRTCRTPSHLCKLYQESTKGKTKEVNLTENFEGTSYLDASDFANELD